A portion of the Vitis riparia cultivar Riparia Gloire de Montpellier isolate 1030 unplaced genomic scaffold, EGFV_Vit.rip_1.0 scaffold709_pilon_pilon, whole genome shotgun sequence genome contains these proteins:
- the LOC117910317 gene encoding putative disease resistance protein RGA3 encodes MADALVSIVLERLASVLEQQVTLVVGVGSEVDNLKSTLQSIRAVLADAEKRQFSEELVKVWLERLKDISYQMDDVVDGWNTALLKLQIAAENPCIPKLKISSCLPSPCVCFKQVLLRCDIGIKIKDIRKQLDAIANERNQFNFVSSSTIQQPHRRMTSSVIDVSQFCGRDADIDVIIDKLLGGSCQESSSLYIISIVGMGGIGKTTLAQLAYNDDRVKAYFHERMWVCVSDPFDPVTISRAILEALQKESCGFHELEDVQQKICTLIAEKKFLLVLDDVWTENYELWEQVESSLKGGAPGSRILVTTRKDDVSTMMGTTYKHPLRELSEGQCWSLFSNIAFCGRSREKVEELENIGRKIADKCRGLPLAAKVLGSLMRLKDNKEDWESILNNEIWQLDVIEKHLSTPLLLSYYDLSPAVKRCFSYCAVFPKDQIISKDRLIKLWMANSYLNSRGSIEMEKTGGDYFEDLVSRSLFQDFRRDNEGNIISCKMHDIVHDLAQSLTKNECFILEFDDEKEVRMASSFQKARHATLIITPWAGFPSTIHNLKYLHTLFVGRVVNLNTTAQPPPNLFKHLVCLRALDLSGHRLIVELPRNLGKLIHLRFLNLSNNLMRGELPETICDLYNLQTLILSDLLIKLPQGMRKLINLRHLEWEGSRVLMLPKGIGRLTSLRTLTEFRIIGVCKIGELKNLNSLRGGLVISRIDNVKDAEEAGEAELKNKKHLHHLELMGFGWLGSAASKGVAEALQPHQNLKSLKISYYSAATEFPSWIAASSLAQLKKLQIMHCVQVTYLPPLGELPLLESLIIEHMKRLKYVGGEFLGSSTTAFPKLKHLRFNEMEEWEKWEVKEEDEEGRSVMPCLHSLTIYKCLKLESLPERLLQITPLQKVIILLSPTLQDRYHKVRGNDRSKISHIREVWC; translated from the coding sequence ATGGCGGATGCTCTTGTTTCTATCGTGCTGGAGCGATTGGCTTCAGTCTTGGAACAACAAGTTACACTGGTGGTGGGTGTCGGAAGCGAGGTGGACAACCTAAAAAGCACACTCCAGAGCATCAGAGCTGTTCTTGCAGACGCAGAGAAGAGACAGTTCAGCGAAGAACTTGTAAAAGTTTGGTTAGAAAGGCTCAAGGACATCTCCTACCAGATGGATGACGTGGTGGATGGGTGGAACACTGCTCTTCTCAAATTACAGATTGCAGCTGAAAACCCTTGCATCCCTAAGCTCAAGATAAGTTCCTGCCTTCCCTCCCCTTGTGTTTGCTTCAAACAAGTTCTTTTGCGCTGTGATATTGGTATTAAGATTAAGGACATAAGAAAACAACTAGATGCCATTGCAAATGAGAGAAATCAGTTCAATTTTGTGTCAAGTAGTACCATCCAGCAACCACATAGACGTATGACCAGTTCTGTAATTGATGTAAGCCAGTTCTGCGGTCGGGATGCAGATATAGACGTTATAATAGACAAGCTGTTGGGTGGGAGTTGCCAAGAAAGCTCCTCCCTCTACATCATCTCCATAGTTGGGATGGGAGGGATCGGCAAAACAACTCTTGCTCAATTAGCATACAATGACGATAGGGTGAAGGCCTATTTCCATGAAAGGATGTGGGTCTGTGTGTCTGATCCTTTTGACCCAGTGACGATTTCTAGGGCTATTCTTGAAGCCCTCCAGAAAGAGTCTTGTGGTTTCCATGAGCTGGAAGATGTACAACAAAAAATTTGCACACTTATTGCCGAGAAGAAGTTCCTACTCGTGCTAGATGATGTTTGGACTGAAAACTATGAATTGTGGGAACAAGTAGAGAGTTCTCTCAAGGGCGGGGCACCGGGAAGTAGAATTTTGGTGACCACACGAAAAGATGACGTTTCTACCATGATGGGAACCACGTACAAGCACCCCTTACGAGAATTGTCCGAGGGGCAATGTTGGTCATTGTTCAGTAACATAGCCTTTTGTGGAAGGAGTAGAGAAAAAGTTGAAGAACTAGAAAACATTGGCAGGAAAATAGCAGACAAGTGTAGGGGCTTGCCTCTTGCTGCAAAAGTTTTAGGGAGTCTCATGCGcttaaaagataataaagaaGATTGGGAGAGTATTTTGAATAATGAAATATGGCAACTTGATGTGATTGAGAAACATCTTTCCACTCCTTTATTGTTGAGTTATTATGATTTATCCCCTGCTGTTAAACGCTGCTTCTCATATTGTGCTGTCTTCCCAAAAGATCAAATCATTAGTAAAGATAGATTGATCAAGTTGTGGATGGCAAATAGCTATCTCAATTCTAGAGGAAGCATAGAGATGGAGAAAACAGGTGGAGACTACTTTGAAGACTTGGTGTCACGGTCACTTTTCCAAGATTTTCGTAGAGATAATGAGGGCAACATAATATCGTGCAAGATGCATGATATAGTGCATGATCTTGCCCAATCTTTGACCAAGAATGAATGCTTCATTCTGGAGTTTGATGATGAAAAGGAAGTGAGGATGGCTTCCTCCTTCCAAAAGGCTCGTCATGCAACCTTAATTATCACACCATGGGCTGGATTTCCTAGCACTATCCATAATTTGAAATATCTGCACACATTGTTTGTTGGACGTGTGGTCAATTTGAACACTACTGCTCAACCCCCACCTAATTTATTCAAACATTTGGTATGCCTTAGGGCATTAGACTTGAGTGGGCATCGGTTAATTGTGGAACTGCCGAGGAACTTGGGGAAATTGATACATCTGAGGTTCCTtaatctatcaaataatttgatgCGCGGGGAATTGCCAGAAACAATTTGTGATCTATATAATTTGCAAACTTTAATTCTTTCAGATTTGCTCATAAAACTACCTCAGGGGATGAGAAAACTAATTAACCTGAGACATCTTGAATGGGAAGGCAGTAGAGTATTGATGTTGCCAAAAGGAATCGGGAGATTGACCTCACTTCGGACATTAACTGAGTTTCGTATAATTGGTGTATGCAAAATAGGAGAACTGAAAAACTTAAACAGCCTCAGGGGAGGTCTTGTGATAAGTCGGATAGATAATGTGAAAGATGCAGAGGAGGCTGGCGAAGCAGAATTGAAGAATAAGAAACACCTCCATCATTTGGAACTAATGGGTTTTGGGTGGCTTGGCTCAGCTGCCTCAAAAGGTGTGGCTGAAGCTCTACAGCCTCATCAAAACTTGAagtctttaaaaataagttattacaGTGCTGCCACCGAGTTCCCCAGTTGGATAGCGGCCTCATCGCTGGCCCAATTGAAAAAGCTTCAAATTATGCATTGCGTACAGGTTACATATTTGCCTCCATTGGGGGAACTACCTCTCCTTGAAAGCCTGATAATAGAGCATATGAAGAGACTGAAATACGTGGGTGGTGAGTTTTTGGGATCTTCAACAACTGCATTCCCAAAGCTGAAGCACCTCCGTTTTAATGAAATGGAAGAGTGGGAGAAGTGGGaagtaaaagaagaagatgaagaagggaGGTCAGTAATGCCATGTCTCCACTCCTTGACCATATATAAATGCCTCAAGCTGGAAAGCCTGCCCGAGCGCCTGCTCCAGATAACTCCACTACAGAAAGTGATTATCCTCCTCTCTCCTACTCTGCAAGATCGTTACCATAAGGTGAGAGGGAATGATCGGTCcaaaatatctcacatccgaGAGGTTTGGTGTTAA